AGCGACGCGTCTGCTTTTCCAGCCGGGACAGTTCAAGGACATTGTTGATCAGTCCGGACAACCGGGCGCTCTCCGAGGCCAAAATTCCGAAATACTCCTGCTCGCGCTCGGGCGTGGCGGCGATGCCCTGGTCAAGCATTTCGATGTACATGCGAATGTTGGTCAACGGGGTCTTGAGTTCGTGGGTCACCGCGGATACGAACCGGGAGCGCCGCTCCGACAGGTCGAGAACGGCCTGCGCGCTTTTGTAAATGGTCACCAGTCCAGCCACCATCACGACGCCCAGAACGACCAGCGCCAGGGTAAGGGTCTGCCGGGCCGGCGAGGAAGGCAGCGACACGGCGGCCATTTCGGCGTTGAGAAACCCGAATGGAGAAGGAAACGTTCTTGCGGCCACCCAATTTTCTTCCTGAAGCATCGCTTGACCGGCGGAAGGCTGGCCCACGGCGCTGCGGCCGGCGGCATTCAATGCCAGGCGGGTATAGCCGGAGATGGGTTGGGTGGTGTAATACGTTGTCAGCAGGTGGTCCAGAAACGGTTGCAGTTCGATAACGAATCCCTGCCGGTAGATCTGGCCCTGGATGCCGATCCGCCGGAAGATGAACACCCGATCTTCGTCGATGGCGACGGCCTGCAGGGGAGCCACCTCAGCCTGAAACCGTTCGGCGGACGGTTTCGGATGTTCTTGCACCGTCCCCCTTGCCTCCAGCAAAGGCGCGGGCGCTGAAGAAGCGGGTGCTGCCGCACGGTATTCGGGCGCTGCCTCGGTATCCAATTTCTCGTCGACCTCGGCTTCGTAGTCCCATGGTTGCTTATAGGCCTGGACTTCCTGCCGGGCCAGGTTCTGGGCCTGATCGGCGGTGATCTCTTCCACCCGGGCCTTTTTCTGGCCGAGGACGGTTTTCGATTTGCTGCGCACAGGTGCCTTGATAAATCTGTCGGCGAAGGTGGAGGACTCCTTTTTAGCTGCTGTTTTCTTCTGCTCCTTTTCAGACGGTTCGATTTGGGGCAATTGAGCAACGAACTTGCGCCGATTAAAAAGCGAATTGATGGACTCGAGCTGCTGCACGCGCTGGGCGTAAGCACCCGCCACCTGCCCGGAGTCTTCGGTCAGGGGCGTTTGAAAGGTTCCATCCGGATTATTCTGGAAATATCCCAGGATATATGTCTCTTTGGGAATGCCGGCCAGAGGCGAAATAAGCTTTCTGCCCTCCTGCATCAGGGTATGGCTGTATTCATCCACGGCGCGGCTCTCTTCTCGCCGGACCAGTTCGCTGAGTTCGGCTTCGATTTCGTCCAGCAGCTGTCCCGCAAAAAACCGCACCTGGGACCGGGCCTCCCGGTTCAGGGTGATGTAGGTCCGCCAGGCGACAAATGCCAAAGGCAAGGAGACCAGCAGGCAGAAAACGATCATGTATAATCGCAGTTTTCTCAAGACGCCGACTCCAGACGGTACCCCTCGCCCCGAACAGTCTCGATCAATCCCTTTCCATCGGTCAGCGAAGCGATCTTTTTTCTCAGTTTGAGCATGTGAATGTCCACGGTACGTGTTTCGATCCCGGGATCTTTGTAATGCCAGACCTCGGTGAGCAGTTCGGCCTTGGAAACGATGCGCTCCCGGTGGCGAAAAAGATAGACGACGATATCCATCTCCCTGCGGGTCAGCGCGGCCGTGCGGTCCTCACAGGCGGCCTGGAGGTTGAGGCCGTCGAAGAGAACGTCGCCGCAGCGAATCCGCTCGTCTCCCATGGTTTTGCCGCTGCGTCTGAGAACGGCTTCCACCCTCACCATCAATTCCCGCAGCGAGAAGGGTTTGCTCACATAGTCGTCCGCACCGGCGGTAAACCCGGTAACGATGTCCTCCTCGGAGCCTTTGGCGGTAAGCATGATCACCGGCTGGGTCGGCCGGTGGCGGCGAATTTCACGGCAGATGGAAAAGCCGTCCATACCGGGCAGCATCACATCCAGCAGGATGAGGTCCCAGGCCCCCTCCAACGCCGAATCGCAGCCCCGGTTTCCGTCGGCCACGGTTTCGGCGTGGTAGCCGTTGAACACCAGCACATCGCAAAGCCCCCTGGCGATGGCCGGATCGTCTTCCACGACCAGGATGCTGGTTTTGGCCGGTTCCATAACAGTTTCCTTTCTTCGTATGTCATTGGACTTCACGCTCATCCCTACCATCAATCGGTCCGCTTTCAAAGTAAAACTTATGCAAAAACATGGGGCTAACCTTTTGCATTTGTTTGAATTGTAATCGTCTCCCACCACGTTACAATCCACTTCAACAACACAGCGCCACCTTCGAACAACGAAAGGAGAACCGTTATGCTCACCAAGAAAAAAAGCCTGCTGGCCATCGTCGCATTGATCCTGATTACCACCGCCGCCCTGGCCGCGTTGGGAAACAGGCAATCGCCCCTTATTTCATCGTCCGCCAGCGGTTCCGGCACCGGAGATGAACCGGTAACCCTTTCCGCCGAAACAATTCAGGACAAAATCCTGAAAGGCGGAGACGGGCAGGTAACCGTGACCCTGAACCTGACCGCGGCATCCTTGCCCGTCGAAGATGGGCAGCCGGCACCGGCCGCCGACCTGGTGATCGTTCTGGACCGCAGCGGCTCCATGGAAGGTCAAAAGCTGGCGGACGCCCGTATGGCGGTCGTCGGACTGCTGGAACATCTG
This window of the uncultured Desulfosarcina sp. genome carries:
- a CDS encoding HAMP domain-containing sensor histidine kinase, producing the protein MRKLRLYMIVFCLLVSLPLAFVAWRTYITLNREARSQVRFFAGQLLDEIEAELSELVRREESRAVDEYSHTLMQEGRKLISPLAGIPKETYILGYFQNNPDGTFQTPLTEDSGQVAGAYAQRVQQLESINSLFNRRKFVAQLPQIEPSEKEQKKTAAKKESSTFADRFIKAPVRSKSKTVLGQKKARVEEITADQAQNLARQEVQAYKQPWDYEAEVDEKLDTEAAPEYRAAAPASSAPAPLLEARGTVQEHPKPSAERFQAEVAPLQAVAIDEDRVFIFRRIGIQGQIYRQGFVIELQPFLDHLLTTYYTTQPISGYTRLALNAAGRSAVGQPSAGQAMLQEENWVAARTFPSPFGFLNAEMAAVSLPSSPARQTLTLALVVLGVVMVAGLVTIYKSAQAVLDLSERRSRFVSAVTHELKTPLTNIRMYIEMLDQGIAATPEREQEYFGILASESARLSGLINNVLELSRLEKQTRRFDLRQGDLRDVLDEVQAVMGESLAREGFVLTVAAGDIPACTYDREVLVQVLINLMENSIKFGRHLPEKRITLATGAGEDGITLKVTDTGPGIPKRALKRVFDDFYRVDNDLNRTTGGTGIGLALVKKFVVAMGGRVKVENNDGPGCTVSVVLPVGAGG
- a CDS encoding response regulator transcription factor, with product MEPAKTSILVVEDDPAIARGLCDVLVFNGYHAETVADGNRGCDSALEGAWDLILLDVMLPGMDGFSICREIRRHRPTQPVIMLTAKGSEEDIVTGFTAGADDYVSKPFSLRELMVRVEAVLRRSGKTMGDERIRCGDVLFDGLNLQAACEDRTAALTRREMDIVVYLFRHRERIVSKAELLTEVWHYKDPGIETRTVDIHMLKLRKKIASLTDGKGLIETVRGEGYRLESAS